Proteins from a single region of Primulina tabacum isolate GXHZ01 chromosome 5, ASM2559414v2, whole genome shotgun sequence:
- the LOC142545073 gene encoding uncharacterized protein LOC142545073 — translation MHVFNGILHVIFHCQYFSLFMDYVMIHSWMIFIMLPHHLLASLLPMQGSTNRIFLKSAAPTRQGILLGLANTAGVLKCAQSVCMFVQEMDKEWMHLPSRLVPEYEEGVKKFIAQARNYAKTREVILCPCKRCKNKKYMKFDQVYGHLIIKGFDPSYTIWVFHGETYNSQSQAEGSSGGVQTKDESREAYHLNKDVFLPEEEVGHTMSEAKDYEFDDLLKDAETTLFPGCTSYTKLSAVVTLYNYKSTNGHTDNSFNEFLKILRDMIPENNTLPETVYTMRKLLKPFDLGYEKIHACPNDCCIFRKELQDLDSCPKCGSSRWKIDKVTTKVCKGVSAKVLWYFLVIPRPKRKFKSKEKAEELIWHSKHKSQDHMMRRPVDSVAWDTIDHKWPDFASDPRNLRLGLATDGFNPFGPKQPGNDIDVYLEPLVEDLKELWDTGVEAYDAFSKSMFNLKAILMWTINDFPAYGNLAGCATKGKLV, via the exons ATGCATGTTTTTAATGGCATTTTACATGTTATTTTCCATTgtcaatatttttctctctttatGGACTATGTTATGATTCATAGCTGGATGATTTTCATCATGTTACCCCATCATCTTCTTGCTTCTCTGTTGCCAATGCAAGGATCAACTAAtagaatatttttaaaatcggCCGCACCTACACGACAG GGGATATTGCTTGGATTAGCTAACACTGCTGGAGTTCTGAAGTGTGCTCAATCTGTGTGCAT GTTTGTTCAAGAGATGGATAAGGAATGGATGCATCTGCCTTCTAGGCTTGTACCCGAGTATGAAGAAGgggtaaaaaaatttatagcacAAGCTAGGAACTATGCAAAAACACGTGAAGTAATCTTATGTCCTTGCAAGCGTTGTAAAAATAAGAAGTATATGAAATTTGACCAAGTGTACGGCCACTTAATTATTAAGGGGTTCGATCCTTCTTACACTATTTGGGTTTTCCATGGTGAAACTTATAACTCACAATCTCAAGCTGAAGGTAGTTCAGGAGGAGTTCAGACAAAGGATGAAAGTAGAGAGGCATATCACTTAAATAAGGATGTTTTTTTGCCGGAAGAAGAGGTTGGACACACTATGTCTGAGGCAAAAGATTATGAGTTTGATGATTTATTAAAAGATGCAGAAACTACTCTCTTCCCTGGTTGTACATCTTACACAAAGTTGTCAGCAGTCGTCACACTATACAATTACAAGTCTACTAATGGTCACACAGACAATAGTTTCAATGAGTTCCTTAAGATATTACGTGACATGATTCCAGAAAACAACACACTTCCAGAAACTGTTTATACGATGAGAAAGTTGTTGAAACCATTTGATTTAGGATATGAGAAGATTCATGCTTGCCCAAATGATTGTTGTATATTTAGAAAGGAGCTTCAAGATCTGGACTCGTGTCCAAAGTGTGGATCCTCAAGATGGAAGATAGACAAAGTCACCACCAAAGTTTGCAAAGGAGTTTCTGCAAAGGTCCTATGGTATTTTCTAGTGATACCAAGACCGAAAAGGAAGTTTAAATCAAAAGAAAAGGCTGAAGAGTTGATTTGGCACTCCAAACACAAAAGTCAAGATCATATGATGCGTCGTCCAGTTGATTCAGTAGCTTGGGATACAATAGATCATAAGTGGCCTGATTTTGCATCAGATCCTAGAAATCTCCGCCTTGGTCTTGCAACAGATGGATTCAACCCTTTTG GTCCGAAGCAACCAGGAAATGATATAGATGTATACTTGGAACCCCTTGTGGAGGATTTGAAGGAGTTGTGGGACACTGGTGTGGAGGCATATGATGCATTTAGcaagtcaatgttcaatctgaagGCTATTTTGATGTGGACAATCAATGATTTTCCAGCTTATGGAAACCTAGCTGGATGTGCCACAAAAGGGAAACTTG TATAG